The Fundulus heteroclitus isolate FHET01 chromosome 13, MU-UCD_Fhet_4.1, whole genome shotgun sequence genome contains a region encoding:
- the ripor2 gene encoding rho family-interacting cell polarization regulator 2 isoform X3, which translates to MGNSAVPKKPQSKPKKPHLSGHKAGSSSREPQPKRLEEVYTALKQGLDEYLEVHQTELDKLTSLMKDMKRNSRLGVLYDLDKQIKSIERYMRRLEFHISKVDELYEAFCIQSRLRDGAIRMKQAFSSSPSTKATKESISEVNRRYKEYTENMSAFESELENLLGEFHIKMKGLAGFARLCPGDQYEIFMRYGRQRWKLKGRIEVNSRQSWDGDEMVFMPLISDLINIKVTELKGLATHMLVGSVICETKELFTAMPQVVAVDVNDLGTIKLNLEVTWYPFDVEDLTLSSGNLSKAAALQRRVSVYSQGTPETPTFQDSSFFSTLPDDVFENGGCGVAECKRLSFTFSDTSGSSPSPAQSSFSQSQSNPEITVTPPDTDSLPTPILHTREDSIAEEHLVEEEEEEEEEEDVYEEDGETDSRGSRNSASLASDDADVADSEWERTESQRNSMSNCGSAAASLCSDGRLSTVAPEDVFLDHADELKPVELDTEEPGNLTRQLVKRLTSSEIVSPAGGSAEGGGSLGWAGEGSRAFLESSLEEAIHSLLTKLESLTHRCRELQDLEQEVMRLEDLLKCRLPGHRSRSSSLSLTVESALESFDFLNTSDFDDDDTGDDNTGISSPPQKSPPLDTEAERIENQHPEARGHLSEALTEDTGVGNSVAGSPMPLTTGNENLDVAIVIHLQYCIHLIQTSLQTLTSSVGVWRRRGVLLKLSRQTQLLEELAEISGDRLGAVTSAADVLPSLAERPQLMTLWSECSGSAGLFHTTLDRVFRHMNQRYAAVLQKTHPHGADTVIGMVVGEMVDRSNLAAAHGPPAPAAAPAAPAAALSEDVLTVFQFHSYVLQHDVQDMEIHLLHLAREEGFAAVLCSGDHSVCLAQMEEVPWSTLWPLNSTLRALASLLTAEDPQVSKAAANYLSSGASDRHFRTRAVEYYTQALSEAGDQSQRAACSALSCLQAVESLRAVVALCDSADEELRHVAIETLLTFGEEGRLAYEQLDTVVGDMIRLGTRRGNAVTTAF; encoded by the exons ATGGGCAACTCCGCGGTCCCGAAGAAGCCTCAGTCCAAGCCCAAGAAGCCCCACCTGTCGGGCCACAAGGCCGGCAGCAGCTCCAGAGAGCCACAGCCCAAAAGACTGGAGGAGGTTTACACAGCACTCAAACAAGGCTTGGA TGAATATCTTGAAGTTCATCAAACAGAGCTGGATAAACTTACATCGCTAATGAAAGACATGAAGAGGAACTCTCGCCTG GGAGTGCTGTATGATCTTGACAAG CAAATCAAAAGCATTGAGAGGTACATGAGACGTCTCGAGTTTCACATCAGCAAG GTGGATGAGCTGTACGAAGCTTTCTGCATCCAGAGCCGCCTGAGGGACGGCGCCATCAGGATGAAGCAagccttctcctcctctccctccaccAAAGCCACCAAAGAGAGCATCTCAGAGGTCAACCGCCGGTACAAGGAGTACACTGAG AACATGAGTGCTTTTGAGAGCGAACTGGAAAATCTGCTTGGGGAGTTTCACATCAAAATGAAAG GATTGGCAGGTTTCGCTAGGCTCTGTCCTGGAGACCAATACGAG ATTTTCATGCGGTACGGTCGGCAGCGCTGGAAGCTGAAGGGTAGAATCGAAGTGAACTCGAGGCAAAGCTGGGACGGAGACGAGATGGTCTTCATGCCCCTCATCTCCGATCTCATCAACATCAAG GTGACCGAGCTTAAGGGTCTGGCCACCCACATGCTTGTGGGCAGCGTCATCTGTGAGACCAAGGAGCTGTTCACAGCCATGCCCCAGGTGGTGGCTGTGGACGTCAATGACCTGGGAACAATCAAACTCAACCTGGAGGTGACGTGGTA CCCCTTCGACGTCGAAGATCTGACTCTGTCATCCGGCAACTTGAGCAAGGCTGCAGCTCTCCAGAGACGGGTGTCGGTCTACAGCCAGGGTACTCCAGAGACCCCCACCTTCCAGGACAGCTCTTTCTTT TCCACTTTACCGGACGATGTCTTTGAGAACGGCGGCTGCGGCGTGGCCGAGTGCAAACGTCTGTCCTTCACCTTCTCTGACACCTCGGGCTCGTCCCCCAGCCCCGCCCAGAGCTCCTTCTCCCAAAGCCAGTCCAACCCCGAGATCACCGTCACTCCTCCAGACACCGATTCGTTGCCCACCCCCATCCTCCACACCAGGGAAGACTCCATTGCAGAGGAGCATttagtggaggaggaggaggaggaggaggaggaagaggacgtGTATGAGGAGGACGGGGAGACGGACAGCAGAGGGAGCAGGAACAGTGCCAGCCTCGCCAGTGACGACGCGGACGTTGCCGACTCGGAGTGGGAGCGCACGGAGTCCCAGCGCAATTCCATGTCCAACTGCGGCTCGGCTGCGGCGTCGCTGTGTTCTGACGGACGCCTGTCCACGGTGGCTCCGGAGGACGTCTTCCTGGATCACGCTGACGAGCTGAAGCCGGTGGAGCTGGACACAGAGGAGCCGGGCAACCTGACCAGACAGCTGGTGAAGAGGCTGACGTCTTCGGAGATCGTCTCGCCGGCCGGAGGCTCGGCGGAGGGCGGAGGGAGCCTGGGCTGGGCGGGAGAGGGGAGCAGGGCTTTCCTGGAGAGCAGCCTGGAGGAGGCCATCCACAGCCTGCTGACAAAGCTGGAGTCGCTGACGCACCGCTGCAGGGAGCTTCAAGACCTGGAGCAGGAAGTGATGCGCCTGGAGGACCTCCTCAAG TGTCGTCTGCCGGGACACAGAAGTCGGTCGTCCAGCCTCAGCCTGACGGTGGAAAGCGCCCTGGAGAGTTTCGACTTCCTCAACACGTCTGACTTCGATGACGACGACACTGGAGACGACAACACTGGCATCAGCAGCCCCCCACAGAAGTCTCCCCCCTTGGATACAGAGGCAGAAAGGATTGA GAACCAACACCCAGAGGCCAGGGGACACCTGAGTGAAGCCCTGACCGAGGACACCGGCGTTGGGAACAGCGTAGCAGGGAGTCCGATGCCGCTCACCACTGGAAACGAAAACCTGGACGTGGCCATCGTCATCCACCTTCAGTACTGCATTCACCTCATCCAG ACCTCCCTGCAGACGTTGACCAGCAGCGTGGGCGTCTGGCGGCGCCGCGGTGTTCTCCTCAAGCTGTCCAGACAGAcgcagctgctggaggagctcGCAGAGATCAGCGGGGACAGGCTGGGAGCCGTCACCTCCGCCGCTGATG TCCTCCCGAGCCTGGCGGAGCGCCCCCAGCTGATGACTCTGTGGTCAGAGTGCAGCGGCTCTGCGGGGCTTTTCCACACCACGCTGGACCGAGTCTTCAGACACATGAACCAGCGCTACGCGGCGGTGCTGCAGAAGACACACCCCCATGGCGCCGACACAG tgatTGGCATGGTTGTGGGTGAGATGGTGGACAGGAGCAACCTAGCTGCGGCACACGGCCcccctgctcctgctgctgctcctgctgctcctgctgctgcgcTGTCCGAGGACGTCCTGACCGTGTTTCAGTTCCACAGCTACGTCTTGCAGCACGACGTTCAGGACATGGAGATTCACCTGTTGCACTTGGCCAGAGAAG AGGGCTTTGCGGCGGTCCTGTGCAGTGGTGATCACTCTGTGTGTCTAGCACAAATGGAGGAGGTGCCTTGGTCAACTCTCTGGCCTCTGAACAGCACCCTGAGGGCCCTGGCCTCCCTGCTCACCGCAGAGGACCCCCAGGTCAGCAAGGCAGCGGCCAACTACCTCTCCTCTGGAGCATCAGACAGACACTTCAGGACCAGG GCGGTGGAGTACTACACCCAGGCTCTGTCGGAGGCTGGGGATCAGAGCCAGAGGGCGGCCTGCTCGGCTCTTAGCTGTCTTCAG GCAGTGGAGAGCCTCCGGGCCGTCGTAGCGCTGTGTGATTCAGCTGACGAGGAGCTGCGCCATGTGGCCATAGAGACCCTGCTCACATTTG GCGAAGAGGGGCGGCTGGCGTACGAGCAGCTGGACACCGTGGTCGGGGACATGATCCGTCTGGGCACGCGGAGAGGAAACGCCGTCACCACCGCCTTC
- the ripor2 gene encoding rho family-interacting cell polarization regulator 2 isoform X4, producing MGNSAVPKKPQSKPKKPHLSGHKAGSSSREPQPKRLEEVYTALKQGLDEYLEVHQTELDKLTSLMKDMKRNSRLGVLYDLDKQIKSIERYMRRLEFHISKVDELYEAFCIQSRLRDGAIRMKQAFSSSPSTKATKESISEVNRRYKEYTENMSAFESELENLLGEFHIKMKGLAGFARLCPGDQYEIFMRYGRQRWKLKGRIEVNSRQSWDGDEMVFMPLISDLINIKVTELKGLATHMLVGSVICETKELFTAMPQVVAVDVNDLGTIKLNLEVTWYPFDVEDLTLSSGNLSKAAALQRRVSVYSQGTPETPTFQDSSFFSTLPDDVFENGGCGVAECKRLSFTFSDTSGSSPSPAQSSFSQSQSNPEITVTPPDTDSLPTPILHTREDSIAEEHLVEEEEEEEEEEDVYEEDGETDSRGSRNSASLASDDADVADSEWERTESQRNSMSNCGSAAASLCSDGRLSTVAPEDVFLDHADELKPVELDTEEPGNLTRQLVKRLTSSEIVSPAGGSAEGGGSLGWAGEGSRAFLESSLEEAIHSLLTKLESLTHRCRELQDLEQEVMRLEDLLKCRLPGHRSRSSSLSLTVESALESFDFLNTSDFDDDDTGDDNTGISSPPQKSPPLDTEAERIENQHPEARGHLSEALTEDTGVGNSVAGSPMPLTTGNENLDVAIVIHLQYCIHLIQTLTSSVGVWRRRGVLLKLSRQTQLLEELAEISGDRLGAVTSAADVLPSLAERPQLMTLWSECSGSAGLFHTTLDRVFRHMNQRYAAVLQKTHPHGADTVIGMVVGEMVDRSNLAAAHGPPAPAAAPAAPAAALSEDVLTVFQFHSYVLQHDVQDMEIHLLHLAREEGFAAVLCSGDHSVCLAQMEEVPWSTLWPLNSTLRALASLLTAEDPQVSKAAANYLSSGASDRHFRTRAVEYYTQALSEAGDQSQRAACSALSCLQAVESLRAVVALCDSADEELRHVAIETLLTFGEEGRLAYEQLDTVVGDMIRLGTRRGNAVTTAF from the exons ATGGGCAACTCCGCGGTCCCGAAGAAGCCTCAGTCCAAGCCCAAGAAGCCCCACCTGTCGGGCCACAAGGCCGGCAGCAGCTCCAGAGAGCCACAGCCCAAAAGACTGGAGGAGGTTTACACAGCACTCAAACAAGGCTTGGA TGAATATCTTGAAGTTCATCAAACAGAGCTGGATAAACTTACATCGCTAATGAAAGACATGAAGAGGAACTCTCGCCTG GGAGTGCTGTATGATCTTGACAAG CAAATCAAAAGCATTGAGAGGTACATGAGACGTCTCGAGTTTCACATCAGCAAG GTGGATGAGCTGTACGAAGCTTTCTGCATCCAGAGCCGCCTGAGGGACGGCGCCATCAGGATGAAGCAagccttctcctcctctccctccaccAAAGCCACCAAAGAGAGCATCTCAGAGGTCAACCGCCGGTACAAGGAGTACACTGAG AACATGAGTGCTTTTGAGAGCGAACTGGAAAATCTGCTTGGGGAGTTTCACATCAAAATGAAAG GATTGGCAGGTTTCGCTAGGCTCTGTCCTGGAGACCAATACGAG ATTTTCATGCGGTACGGTCGGCAGCGCTGGAAGCTGAAGGGTAGAATCGAAGTGAACTCGAGGCAAAGCTGGGACGGAGACGAGATGGTCTTCATGCCCCTCATCTCCGATCTCATCAACATCAAG GTGACCGAGCTTAAGGGTCTGGCCACCCACATGCTTGTGGGCAGCGTCATCTGTGAGACCAAGGAGCTGTTCACAGCCATGCCCCAGGTGGTGGCTGTGGACGTCAATGACCTGGGAACAATCAAACTCAACCTGGAGGTGACGTGGTA CCCCTTCGACGTCGAAGATCTGACTCTGTCATCCGGCAACTTGAGCAAGGCTGCAGCTCTCCAGAGACGGGTGTCGGTCTACAGCCAGGGTACTCCAGAGACCCCCACCTTCCAGGACAGCTCTTTCTTT TCCACTTTACCGGACGATGTCTTTGAGAACGGCGGCTGCGGCGTGGCCGAGTGCAAACGTCTGTCCTTCACCTTCTCTGACACCTCGGGCTCGTCCCCCAGCCCCGCCCAGAGCTCCTTCTCCCAAAGCCAGTCCAACCCCGAGATCACCGTCACTCCTCCAGACACCGATTCGTTGCCCACCCCCATCCTCCACACCAGGGAAGACTCCATTGCAGAGGAGCATttagtggaggaggaggaggaggaggaggaggaagaggacgtGTATGAGGAGGACGGGGAGACGGACAGCAGAGGGAGCAGGAACAGTGCCAGCCTCGCCAGTGACGACGCGGACGTTGCCGACTCGGAGTGGGAGCGCACGGAGTCCCAGCGCAATTCCATGTCCAACTGCGGCTCGGCTGCGGCGTCGCTGTGTTCTGACGGACGCCTGTCCACGGTGGCTCCGGAGGACGTCTTCCTGGATCACGCTGACGAGCTGAAGCCGGTGGAGCTGGACACAGAGGAGCCGGGCAACCTGACCAGACAGCTGGTGAAGAGGCTGACGTCTTCGGAGATCGTCTCGCCGGCCGGAGGCTCGGCGGAGGGCGGAGGGAGCCTGGGCTGGGCGGGAGAGGGGAGCAGGGCTTTCCTGGAGAGCAGCCTGGAGGAGGCCATCCACAGCCTGCTGACAAAGCTGGAGTCGCTGACGCACCGCTGCAGGGAGCTTCAAGACCTGGAGCAGGAAGTGATGCGCCTGGAGGACCTCCTCAAG TGTCGTCTGCCGGGACACAGAAGTCGGTCGTCCAGCCTCAGCCTGACGGTGGAAAGCGCCCTGGAGAGTTTCGACTTCCTCAACACGTCTGACTTCGATGACGACGACACTGGAGACGACAACACTGGCATCAGCAGCCCCCCACAGAAGTCTCCCCCCTTGGATACAGAGGCAGAAAGGATTGA GAACCAACACCCAGAGGCCAGGGGACACCTGAGTGAAGCCCTGACCGAGGACACCGGCGTTGGGAACAGCGTAGCAGGGAGTCCGATGCCGCTCACCACTGGAAACGAAAACCTGGACGTGGCCATCGTCATCCACCTTCAGTACTGCATTCACCTCATCCAG ACGTTGACCAGCAGCGTGGGCGTCTGGCGGCGCCGCGGTGTTCTCCTCAAGCTGTCCAGACAGAcgcagctgctggaggagctcGCAGAGATCAGCGGGGACAGGCTGGGAGCCGTCACCTCCGCCGCTGATG TCCTCCCGAGCCTGGCGGAGCGCCCCCAGCTGATGACTCTGTGGTCAGAGTGCAGCGGCTCTGCGGGGCTTTTCCACACCACGCTGGACCGAGTCTTCAGACACATGAACCAGCGCTACGCGGCGGTGCTGCAGAAGACACACCCCCATGGCGCCGACACAG tgatTGGCATGGTTGTGGGTGAGATGGTGGACAGGAGCAACCTAGCTGCGGCACACGGCCcccctgctcctgctgctgctcctgctgctcctgctgctgcgcTGTCCGAGGACGTCCTGACCGTGTTTCAGTTCCACAGCTACGTCTTGCAGCACGACGTTCAGGACATGGAGATTCACCTGTTGCACTTGGCCAGAGAAG AGGGCTTTGCGGCGGTCCTGTGCAGTGGTGATCACTCTGTGTGTCTAGCACAAATGGAGGAGGTGCCTTGGTCAACTCTCTGGCCTCTGAACAGCACCCTGAGGGCCCTGGCCTCCCTGCTCACCGCAGAGGACCCCCAGGTCAGCAAGGCAGCGGCCAACTACCTCTCCTCTGGAGCATCAGACAGACACTTCAGGACCAGG GCGGTGGAGTACTACACCCAGGCTCTGTCGGAGGCTGGGGATCAGAGCCAGAGGGCGGCCTGCTCGGCTCTTAGCTGTCTTCAG GCAGTGGAGAGCCTCCGGGCCGTCGTAGCGCTGTGTGATTCAGCTGACGAGGAGCTGCGCCATGTGGCCATAGAGACCCTGCTCACATTTG GCGAAGAGGGGCGGCTGGCGTACGAGCAGCTGGACACCGTGGTCGGGGACATGATCCGTCTGGGCACGCGGAGAGGAAACGCCGTCACCACCGCCTTC
- the ripor2 gene encoding rho family-interacting cell polarization regulator 2 isoform X1: MGNSAVPKKPQSKPKKPHLSGHKAGSSSREPQPKRLEEVYTALKQGLDEYLEVHQTELDKLTSLMKDMKRNSRLGVLYDLDKQIKSIERYMRRLEFHISKVDELYEAFCIQSRLRDGAIRMKQAFSSSPSTKATKESISEVNRRYKEYTENMSAFESELENLLGEFHIKMKGLAGFARLCPGDQYEIFMRYGRQRWKLKGRIEVNSRQSWDGDEMVFMPLISDLINIKVTELKGLATHMLVGSVICETKELFTAMPQVVAVDVNDLGTIKLNLEVTWYPFDVEDLTLSSGNLSKAAALQRRVSVYSQGTPETPTFQDSSFFSTLPDDVFENGGCGVAECKRLSFTFSDTSGSSPSPAQSSFSQSQSNPEITVTPPDTDSLPTPILHTREDSIAEEHLVEEEEEEEEEEDVYEEDGETDSRGSRNSASLASDDADVADSEWERTESQRNSMSNCGSAAASLCSDGRLSTVAPEDVFLDHADELKPVELDTEEPGNLTRQLVKRLTSSEIVSPAGGSAEGGGSLGWAGEGSRAFLESSLEEAIHSLLTKLESLTHRCRELQDLEQEVMRLEDLLKCRLPGHRSRSSSLSLTVESALESFDFLNTSDFDDDDTGDDNTGISSPPQKSPPLDTEAERIENQHPEARGHLSEALTEDTGVGNSVAGSPMPLTTGNENLDVAIVIHLQYCIHLIQTSLQTLTSSVGVWRRRGVLLKLSRQTQLLEELAEISGDRLGAVTSAADVLPSLAERPQLMTLWSECSGSAGLFHTTLDRVFRHMNQRYAAVLQKTHPHGADTGWHVALIGMVVGEMVDRSNLAAAHGPPAPAAAPAAPAAALSEDVLTVFQFHSYVLQHDVQDMEIHLLHLAREEGFAAVLCSGDHSVCLAQMEEVPWSTLWPLNSTLRALASLLTAEDPQVSKAAANYLSSGASDRHFRTRAVEYYTQALSEAGDQSQRAACSALSCLQAVESLRAVVALCDSADEELRHVAIETLLTFGEEGRLAYEQLDTVVGDMIRLGTRRGNAVTTAF; encoded by the exons ATGGGCAACTCCGCGGTCCCGAAGAAGCCTCAGTCCAAGCCCAAGAAGCCCCACCTGTCGGGCCACAAGGCCGGCAGCAGCTCCAGAGAGCCACAGCCCAAAAGACTGGAGGAGGTTTACACAGCACTCAAACAAGGCTTGGA TGAATATCTTGAAGTTCATCAAACAGAGCTGGATAAACTTACATCGCTAATGAAAGACATGAAGAGGAACTCTCGCCTG GGAGTGCTGTATGATCTTGACAAG CAAATCAAAAGCATTGAGAGGTACATGAGACGTCTCGAGTTTCACATCAGCAAG GTGGATGAGCTGTACGAAGCTTTCTGCATCCAGAGCCGCCTGAGGGACGGCGCCATCAGGATGAAGCAagccttctcctcctctccctccaccAAAGCCACCAAAGAGAGCATCTCAGAGGTCAACCGCCGGTACAAGGAGTACACTGAG AACATGAGTGCTTTTGAGAGCGAACTGGAAAATCTGCTTGGGGAGTTTCACATCAAAATGAAAG GATTGGCAGGTTTCGCTAGGCTCTGTCCTGGAGACCAATACGAG ATTTTCATGCGGTACGGTCGGCAGCGCTGGAAGCTGAAGGGTAGAATCGAAGTGAACTCGAGGCAAAGCTGGGACGGAGACGAGATGGTCTTCATGCCCCTCATCTCCGATCTCATCAACATCAAG GTGACCGAGCTTAAGGGTCTGGCCACCCACATGCTTGTGGGCAGCGTCATCTGTGAGACCAAGGAGCTGTTCACAGCCATGCCCCAGGTGGTGGCTGTGGACGTCAATGACCTGGGAACAATCAAACTCAACCTGGAGGTGACGTGGTA CCCCTTCGACGTCGAAGATCTGACTCTGTCATCCGGCAACTTGAGCAAGGCTGCAGCTCTCCAGAGACGGGTGTCGGTCTACAGCCAGGGTACTCCAGAGACCCCCACCTTCCAGGACAGCTCTTTCTTT TCCACTTTACCGGACGATGTCTTTGAGAACGGCGGCTGCGGCGTGGCCGAGTGCAAACGTCTGTCCTTCACCTTCTCTGACACCTCGGGCTCGTCCCCCAGCCCCGCCCAGAGCTCCTTCTCCCAAAGCCAGTCCAACCCCGAGATCACCGTCACTCCTCCAGACACCGATTCGTTGCCCACCCCCATCCTCCACACCAGGGAAGACTCCATTGCAGAGGAGCATttagtggaggaggaggaggaggaggaggaggaagaggacgtGTATGAGGAGGACGGGGAGACGGACAGCAGAGGGAGCAGGAACAGTGCCAGCCTCGCCAGTGACGACGCGGACGTTGCCGACTCGGAGTGGGAGCGCACGGAGTCCCAGCGCAATTCCATGTCCAACTGCGGCTCGGCTGCGGCGTCGCTGTGTTCTGACGGACGCCTGTCCACGGTGGCTCCGGAGGACGTCTTCCTGGATCACGCTGACGAGCTGAAGCCGGTGGAGCTGGACACAGAGGAGCCGGGCAACCTGACCAGACAGCTGGTGAAGAGGCTGACGTCTTCGGAGATCGTCTCGCCGGCCGGAGGCTCGGCGGAGGGCGGAGGGAGCCTGGGCTGGGCGGGAGAGGGGAGCAGGGCTTTCCTGGAGAGCAGCCTGGAGGAGGCCATCCACAGCCTGCTGACAAAGCTGGAGTCGCTGACGCACCGCTGCAGGGAGCTTCAAGACCTGGAGCAGGAAGTGATGCGCCTGGAGGACCTCCTCAAG TGTCGTCTGCCGGGACACAGAAGTCGGTCGTCCAGCCTCAGCCTGACGGTGGAAAGCGCCCTGGAGAGTTTCGACTTCCTCAACACGTCTGACTTCGATGACGACGACACTGGAGACGACAACACTGGCATCAGCAGCCCCCCACAGAAGTCTCCCCCCTTGGATACAGAGGCAGAAAGGATTGA GAACCAACACCCAGAGGCCAGGGGACACCTGAGTGAAGCCCTGACCGAGGACACCGGCGTTGGGAACAGCGTAGCAGGGAGTCCGATGCCGCTCACCACTGGAAACGAAAACCTGGACGTGGCCATCGTCATCCACCTTCAGTACTGCATTCACCTCATCCAG ACCTCCCTGCAGACGTTGACCAGCAGCGTGGGCGTCTGGCGGCGCCGCGGTGTTCTCCTCAAGCTGTCCAGACAGAcgcagctgctggaggagctcGCAGAGATCAGCGGGGACAGGCTGGGAGCCGTCACCTCCGCCGCTGATG TCCTCCCGAGCCTGGCGGAGCGCCCCCAGCTGATGACTCTGTGGTCAGAGTGCAGCGGCTCTGCGGGGCTTTTCCACACCACGCTGGACCGAGTCTTCAGACACATGAACCAGCGCTACGCGGCGGTGCTGCAGAAGACACACCCCCATGGCGCCGACACAGGTTGGCACGTGGCTT tgatTGGCATGGTTGTGGGTGAGATGGTGGACAGGAGCAACCTAGCTGCGGCACACGGCCcccctgctcctgctgctgctcctgctgctcctgctgctgcgcTGTCCGAGGACGTCCTGACCGTGTTTCAGTTCCACAGCTACGTCTTGCAGCACGACGTTCAGGACATGGAGATTCACCTGTTGCACTTGGCCAGAGAAG AGGGCTTTGCGGCGGTCCTGTGCAGTGGTGATCACTCTGTGTGTCTAGCACAAATGGAGGAGGTGCCTTGGTCAACTCTCTGGCCTCTGAACAGCACCCTGAGGGCCCTGGCCTCCCTGCTCACCGCAGAGGACCCCCAGGTCAGCAAGGCAGCGGCCAACTACCTCTCCTCTGGAGCATCAGACAGACACTTCAGGACCAGG GCGGTGGAGTACTACACCCAGGCTCTGTCGGAGGCTGGGGATCAGAGCCAGAGGGCGGCCTGCTCGGCTCTTAGCTGTCTTCAG GCAGTGGAGAGCCTCCGGGCCGTCGTAGCGCTGTGTGATTCAGCTGACGAGGAGCTGCGCCATGTGGCCATAGAGACCCTGCTCACATTTG GCGAAGAGGGGCGGCTGGCGTACGAGCAGCTGGACACCGTGGTCGGGGACATGATCCGTCTGGGCACGCGGAGAGGAAACGCCGTCACCACCGCCTTC